A DNA window from Christiangramia salexigens contains the following coding sequences:
- the ligD gene encoding DNA ligase D — translation MSLEDYEKKRDFSKTPEPPSEVNQDAKSRFVIQRHQASRLHYDLRLEIEGVLASWAVPKGPSMNSKDKRLAIRTEDHPVKYLHFKGSIPKGNYGAGEMSIWDSGVYKSAIDSKSIIEQLNEGNLKLIFKGEKIKGEFALVKTNSEKGDQWLLIKKGDSYSTDLNYDAEDYIPRSTSKKAKFRELKNRKTIAPMLATSTAEIFNDPKWIYELKWDGYRIISHIKDTKVHIQSRNGITYNSKFPALVKDLENIPHDAVLDGELVLLDKNGKSVFQELQNYDGSTKLHLKYYVFDMLFLNGHSMIDLPLLERKSLIPEVLEDTAVAVYCDHIEGMGTAFYNKAVEAGMEGVIAKKADSVYRPGIRSEDWLKIKKEESQEAIICGYTTSEKTAFGSLILGIEEDNTLKYIGNCGTGFGRGGKKALLQKMKKLQVKTSPFEEKIDLKGREPKWIEPKLVCEVIFSEWTKEGKMRHPVFKAVRKDKEPEEARLQPSVDKAAEASAGAEDRLEINGRQVSVTNLSKVYWPDSGLRKFDLIDYYLKISEIILPYLKDRPQNLHRHPNGINKKGFYQKDTKGFNENWLETTRVYSESSQKDIEYLLCQDEASLIYMANLGCIELNPWNSRIGNLEKPDYAVIDLDPSSKNNFEEVIEVAQVTYELLKAAEIGAYCKTSGSTGIHIYIPMGGEYTYNEVRDFTKIICYLIQDALPDLTSMERVVKNRKGKIYLDYLQNRKGQTLAAPYCVRPKKGAPVSAPIEWKELKSGLRITDFNMNNMPQRLEKKGDLFHAVLTSEFEMYDAIDRLNSL, via the coding sequence ATGTCTCTTGAAGATTATGAAAAGAAACGTGATTTTTCAAAAACACCTGAACCTCCCTCTGAGGTAAATCAGGATGCAAAATCACGTTTTGTTATTCAAAGACATCAGGCGAGTAGATTGCATTACGATCTTAGATTAGAGATAGAGGGCGTGCTTGCCAGTTGGGCCGTTCCCAAAGGGCCTTCAATGAATTCAAAAGATAAAAGGCTTGCAATTCGCACAGAAGATCATCCGGTGAAATATTTGCATTTTAAAGGAAGTATTCCAAAAGGTAATTATGGTGCTGGTGAAATGAGCATTTGGGATTCTGGTGTTTATAAGTCTGCGATAGATTCAAAAAGTATTATAGAACAACTAAATGAAGGCAATTTAAAGCTCATTTTTAAAGGTGAGAAGATAAAGGGTGAATTCGCGCTGGTTAAAACCAATTCTGAAAAGGGCGATCAATGGTTACTCATTAAGAAAGGCGATTCATATTCTACCGATCTTAATTATGATGCGGAAGATTACATTCCACGATCTACGAGTAAAAAGGCCAAATTTAGAGAGCTAAAAAACAGAAAGACTATAGCGCCTATGCTTGCCACATCTACGGCCGAGATATTTAATGATCCTAAATGGATCTATGAGCTTAAGTGGGATGGCTACAGGATTATTTCTCATATAAAAGACACTAAAGTTCATATTCAGTCCAGAAATGGAATTACCTATAATTCAAAATTTCCGGCATTGGTCAAGGACCTTGAAAATATCCCTCACGATGCGGTACTGGATGGCGAACTTGTTTTGCTGGATAAAAACGGCAAATCGGTTTTTCAGGAATTGCAGAATTATGATGGATCCACAAAACTGCATTTAAAATACTACGTCTTTGATATGCTATTCCTTAACGGGCATAGTATGATAGACCTGCCTTTGTTGGAGAGAAAGAGTCTTATTCCGGAAGTACTTGAAGATACCGCAGTAGCGGTTTATTGCGATCATATTGAAGGGATGGGAACTGCATTTTATAATAAGGCGGTAGAAGCCGGGATGGAAGGCGTAATCGCAAAAAAAGCAGATTCGGTTTACCGGCCTGGGATTAGAAGTGAGGACTGGCTGAAAATTAAAAAAGAAGAAAGTCAGGAAGCTATTATTTGCGGGTACACAACTTCAGAAAAAACAGCCTTCGGTTCTTTAATATTGGGGATAGAAGAGGATAATACATTAAAATATATAGGTAATTGCGGGACAGGATTTGGTAGGGGAGGAAAAAAAGCCTTGCTTCAAAAGATGAAAAAGCTTCAGGTTAAAACTTCCCCATTTGAAGAAAAAATCGATCTAAAGGGAAGAGAGCCTAAATGGATAGAACCTAAATTGGTTTGTGAGGTGATCTTTTCTGAGTGGACCAAAGAAGGTAAAATGAGGCATCCTGTATTTAAGGCTGTTAGAAAGGATAAAGAACCGGAAGAAGCTAGGCTTCAGCCCAGTGTGGATAAAGCCGCTGAAGCTTCTGCGGGTGCAGAGGACCGGCTTGAAATTAATGGCAGACAGGTAAGCGTAACCAATTTAAGTAAAGTATATTGGCCGGATTCCGGATTAAGGAAATTTGATCTGATAGATTATTATTTAAAAATTTCAGAAATAATACTCCCTTATTTAAAGGACAGGCCTCAGAATTTACACAGACATCCGAACGGCATAAATAAGAAGGGTTTTTATCAAAAGGACACTAAAGGATTTAATGAAAACTGGCTTGAGACCACCAGAGTTTATTCGGAATCTTCCCAAAAAGATATAGAATATTTGTTGTGTCAGGATGAAGCCAGCCTTATATATATGGCAAACCTAGGCTGTATAGAATTAAACCCATGGAACTCCAGAATCGGAAATTTAGAAAAGCCTGATTATGCTGTTATAGATCTTGATCCATCTTCTAAGAATAATTTTGAAGAGGTAATTGAAGTTGCTCAGGTAACCTATGAGCTGCTTAAGGCCGCGGAAATAGGTGCCTATTGTAAAACCAGTGGTTCTACCGGAATACATATCTATATTCCTATGGGAGGGGAGTATACTTATAATGAGGTACGTGATTTCACAAAGATCATTTGTTACCTAATTCAAGATGCTCTACCTGATTTGACGAGTATGGAAAGAGTTGTAAAAAACAGAAAGGGGAAGATCTATCTTGATTATCTCCAGAACCGGAAAGGTCAAACCCTGGCCGCTCCATATTGTGTTCGTCCTAAAAAGGGAGCACCTGTTTCTGCCCCTATAGAGTGGAAAGAATTAAAATCTGGTTTGAGGATCACAGACTTCAATATGAATAATATGCCTCAAAGACTTGAAAAAAAAGGTGACCTTTTTCATGCTGTCTTAACTTCAGAATTTGAGATGTATGATGCAATAGATCGCCTGAATTCTTTATAG
- a CDS encoding Ku protein produces MRSIWNGSISFGLVSIPVKLYSGSEDRKLDLDMLDRRDNARIRYKRVNEDTGEEVEWKEIVKGFKKDDDYVVLEKEDFESANMKKSKTIDIEEFIDEDEVADVLFKKPYFLEPQKEGGKSYNLLREALKTSGKLGVATFVMRQKEHLSLIGVYKKVLVLHVIRFNDEIRDPGELKLPSAKVNKKEVDMALSLIKQYSSKFDFSKYKDVYNDQLMKIINSKATGKKPKTEDFESKPTPAKDLMAQLKASLEGKKKNKAS; encoded by the coding sequence ATGAGATCTATATGGAATGGGTCCATCAGTTTTGGTCTTGTCTCCATCCCCGTTAAATTATATTCCGGGTCTGAAGACAGAAAACTGGATCTGGATATGCTGGATAGGCGTGATAATGCACGTATCCGCTATAAACGTGTGAACGAAGACACAGGAGAGGAAGTGGAATGGAAGGAGATTGTGAAAGGCTTTAAAAAAGACGATGATTATGTAGTTCTGGAAAAGGAAGATTTCGAGTCGGCCAACATGAAAAAGAGCAAGACCATAGATATTGAGGAATTTATAGATGAAGATGAAGTGGCAGACGTTCTTTTTAAAAAGCCGTATTTTTTGGAACCGCAAAAAGAAGGGGGTAAATCCTATAATCTTTTAAGGGAGGCATTAAAGACCTCAGGAAAATTAGGTGTGGCAACTTTTGTGATGCGACAGAAAGAACATTTAAGCCTTATTGGGGTTTATAAGAAAGTTCTGGTACTTCACGTGATTCGTTTTAATGATGAAATCAGGGATCCTGGAGAACTTAAACTTCCCTCTGCCAAAGTGAACAAAAAAGAGGTAGATATGGCACTTTCTTTAATAAAGCAGTACTCTTCAAAGTTTGATTTCAGTAAATATAAAGATGTATATAATGATCAATTAATGAAGATCATAAATTCCAAAGCCACCGGTAAAAAGCCGAAAACCGAAGATTTTGAGAGTAAACCTACTCCGGCCAAGGATCTAATGGCTCAGCTTAAGGCTAGTTTGGAAGGCAAGAAAAAGAATAAAGCATCCTGA
- a CDS encoding DUF7218 family protein: MAKDHGNQIKNDEQYEELREDGMSKEKAARIANDPNSGKKGGQAEKYEDRTKDELYEKAKKVGIEGRSEMDKDELIKALRNH, from the coding sequence ATGGCTAAGGATCACGGTAATCAGATCAAAAATGACGAGCAATATGAAGAATTGCGGGAAGATGGTATGAGTAAGGAAAAAGCTGCAAGAATTGCAAATGATCCTAATTCAGGTAAAAAAGGCGGTCAAGCAGAGAAGTATGAGGACCGCACGAAAGATGAGCTATATGAGAAGGCCAAGAAGGTTGGAATAGAAGGCCGAAGCGAGATGGATAAGGATGAACTTATTAAAGCCTTAAGAAACCACTAA
- a CDS encoding sodium-translocating pyrophosphatase — protein sequence MEELMIYMPAALAIIGLIYMWVKRSWVMKQDAGDGKMKDISSHIYEGALAFLKAEYKLLTLFVICASIALLAIAYFVPTTHYLIIVAFIFGAIFSALAGNMGMKIATQSNVRTTQAARTSLPKALNVSFGGGTVMGLGVAGLAVLGLTGFFILFFNYFMGGVWTNTEQMTIVLETLAGFSLGAESIALFARVGGGIYTKAADVGADLVGKVEAGIPEDDPRNPATIADNVGDNVGDVAGMGADLFGSYVATVLAAMVLGNYIIKDMGGDITAEGFGGIGPILLPMAIAGVGIIISIIGTLLVRIKSNDAKEAEVQKALNIGNWFSIFLVAVASYFLVTWMLPSNAMTMGFFVGGEEGFEMQSISSIRVFYATLVGIIVGGVISAVTEYYTGLGKKPVMSIVQNSSTGAATNIIAGLSTGMISTFYSILLFAVAIWASYAFAGFYGVALAASAMMATTAMQLAIDAFGPIADNAGGIAEMSELPSEVRERTDILDSVGNTTAATGKGFAIASAALTSLALFAAYVTFTGIDGINIFKAPVLAMLFVGGMVPVVFSALAMSSVGKAAMQMVREVRRQFKEIPGIMEGTAKPEYDKCVAISTEAALKEMLLPGVITIGFPIAIAFLPMLLGYENVLIAEMLGGYMAGVTVSGVLWAIFQNNAGGAWDNAKKSFEAGVMINGEMTYKGSDAHKAAVTGDTVGDPFKDTSGPSMNILIKLTCLIGLVIAPILGGHTEGDITNMDDASAIHSTETGKIQKDIKVRMNMENGETVAQVEVSSTVKGEEEKKTYTFTGTEQEVKAKIKALE from the coding sequence ATGGAAGAATTAATGATTTATATGCCTGCAGCGCTGGCAATAATCGGACTCATTTATATGTGGGTAAAAAGATCCTGGGTAATGAAACAGGATGCCGGGGACGGCAAAATGAAAGATATTTCATCTCACATCTATGAAGGTGCTCTGGCCTTTCTCAAAGCAGAATATAAATTATTGACATTGTTTGTGATCTGTGCAAGTATCGCCCTGCTTGCTATAGCTTACTTTGTTCCAACTACACATTACTTAATTATTGTAGCCTTTATTTTTGGGGCTATTTTTTCGGCCCTTGCCGGAAATATGGGGATGAAGATCGCCACTCAATCTAATGTACGTACCACACAGGCGGCAAGAACCAGTTTGCCAAAAGCACTGAATGTTTCTTTTGGAGGTGGAACCGTAATGGGATTGGGAGTAGCCGGTTTAGCCGTATTAGGTTTAACGGGCTTTTTTATTCTATTCTTCAACTATTTTATGGGTGGTGTCTGGACTAATACAGAACAGATGACCATCGTACTTGAAACCCTTGCAGGCTTTTCTCTTGGTGCAGAATCCATTGCATTATTCGCAAGAGTAGGAGGCGGTATATATACTAAAGCAGCAGATGTTGGGGCAGACCTGGTTGGGAAAGTCGAGGCCGGTATCCCTGAAGATGACCCAAGGAACCCTGCAACTATTGCAGATAACGTGGGTGATAATGTTGGGGATGTGGCCGGTATGGGTGCCGACCTTTTTGGTAGTTATGTGGCTACAGTTCTTGCAGCCATGGTTCTTGGTAATTATATCATTAAAGATATGGGCGGGGATATCACCGCTGAAGGTTTTGGTGGTATAGGTCCAATATTACTGCCAATGGCAATTGCAGGCGTCGGGATCATAATATCGATTATCGGAACCTTACTGGTAAGGATCAAATCTAACGATGCTAAGGAAGCTGAGGTGCAAAAAGCATTGAACATTGGTAACTGGTTCTCTATCTTTTTAGTGGCTGTGGCCAGTTATTTTCTGGTGACTTGGATGTTGCCTTCAAATGCAATGACCATGGGCTTCTTTGTGGGTGGAGAAGAAGGTTTTGAAATGCAGTCTATTAGTTCCATCCGGGTTTTCTATGCAACCTTGGTTGGTATTATCGTTGGAGGGGTGATCTCTGCGGTTACCGAATATTATACAGGGCTGGGTAAAAAACCAGTGATGTCTATAGTTCAGAATTCTAGTACAGGCGCAGCTACGAATATCATTGCCGGTCTTTCTACCGGAATGATCTCTACATTCTACTCAATTTTATTATTTGCAGTTGCTATCTGGGCATCCTATGCCTTTGCAGGTTTTTATGGAGTAGCCCTTGCTGCCTCAGCGATGATGGCTACCACAGCTATGCAGCTGGCCATTGATGCATTCGGACCTATTGCCGATAATGCCGGAGGAATTGCCGAAATGAGCGAATTACCTTCTGAAGTTAGAGAACGTACAGATATTCTTGATTCTGTTGGAAATACGACTGCTGCAACCGGAAAAGGTTTTGCTATCGCTTCTGCGGCTCTTACATCACTGGCGCTTTTTGCTGCCTATGTTACCTTTACAGGTATAGATGGGATCAATATTTTTAAAGCACCTGTACTAGCCATGTTATTCGTTGGTGGAATGGTGCCTGTGGTATTTTCTGCCCTTGCAATGAGTTCGGTTGGTAAAGCAGCTATGCAAATGGTTAGGGAAGTTAGACGTCAGTTCAAGGAAATTCCCGGAATTATGGAGGGAACTGCAAAGCCAGAGTATGATAAGTGTGTGGCTATTTCTACAGAAGCGGCATTAAAAGAAATGTTATTACCCGGAGTGATCACTATTGGATTTCCTATTGCCATTGCATTTTTGCCGATGCTTCTGGGGTATGAAAATGTGCTTATTGCCGAAATGCTTGGAGGTTATATGGCCGGGGTTACAGTAAGCGGTGTGCTTTGGGCTATATTCCAAAATAACGCAGGAGGTGCCTGGGATAATGCTAAAAAATCTTTTGAAGCCGGTGTGATGATTAACGGTGAAATGACCTATAAAGGTTCAGATGCTCATAAGGCTGCGGTAACCGGTGATACAGTGGGCGATCCGTTTAAAGATACTTCTGGGCCTTCTATGAATATCCTCATTAAGCTTACATGTTTGATAGGACTTGTGATCGCGCCTATTTTGGGAGGTCATACAGAAGGGGATATTACCAATATGGATGATGCCTCTGCGATACATAGCACCGAGACCGGAAAAATTCAAAAAGATATAAAGGTTAGAATGAATATGGAGAACGGTGAGACAGTTGCTCAGGTTGAAGTTAGTAGCACAGTGAAAGGTGAGGAGGAAAAAAAGACCTATACCTTCACGGGAACAGAACAGGAGGTAAAAGCCAAGATCAAAGCTTTGGAATAA
- a CDS encoding inorganic diphosphatase: MSETFDVLIEIPKGSRNKYEYDFKLKKVRYDRMIFSSMMYPADYGFIPNTLALDEDPLDVLVLVSEPTFPGIVMEVKPIGVFHMADEKGPDEKIICVPVSDPIWNRLNDLKELNGHMIKEIEHFFKVYKDLEKKKVDTGDFGDANEAREIIKQCVERFENYDGDKSRFGI, from the coding sequence ATGTCTGAGACTTTTGATGTATTGATCGAGATCCCAAAGGGGAGCCGAAATAAGTACGAATATGATTTTAAATTAAAAAAGGTTCGTTATGACAGGATGATATTCTCTTCGATGATGTATCCTGCAGATTATGGTTTTATTCCTAATACCCTTGCCCTGGATGAGGATCCTTTAGATGTCCTTGTCTTGGTTTCTGAACCTACTTTCCCTGGGATTGTAATGGAGGTAAAACCTATTGGTGTATTCCATATGGCCGATGAAAAAGGGCCTGATGAAAAAATTATCTGTGTGCCGGTTTCAGATCCTATCTGGAACAGATTGAACGATCTTAAGGAACTTAATGGCCATATGATCAAGGAAATCGAACATTTCTTTAAGGTTTACAAAGATCTTGAAAAGAAAAAGGTAGATACTGGTGATTTTGGTGATGCAAATGAAGCAAGAGAGATCATAAAGCAGTGTGTTGAGAGATTTGAGAATTACGATGGAGATAAATCTCGCTTTGGTATATAA
- a CDS encoding DUF5686 and carboxypeptidase-like regulatory domain-containing protein, whose translation MNRQSLLIFLSVFCFTILNAQTKVSGIVKDNSEKTVPFANVVFANSTTGTTTNEVGEFYLQAEENYDTLAISFLGYKTKKIPLKSRVNLNMEITLEEEASKLDEVVIYRGKTSKKNNPAIDILKKVWENRRQNGVKAFKQYSYKEYEKLEFDLNTIDSTVIKNRLFNGMEFIFDYADTNNVTGKTYLPMFINESVNRVYGDNQLGKKKEVLLGNKNSGFSQNRNLIDFVKDIYDDYDIYKNYIKFFDKSFVSPISTTGIDTYNYVLSDSAYIDNKWCYNIIYYPRRENELTFRGDFWVNDTTWAVKNINLETSKDANINWIKQVYIEQDFKVLNDSVFLITRDFFMADFGLNKKKGSRGVYAKRTQLFDDYKFNNPRPESFYQEQVYNPEAQAYDRSDEFWEENRLEQLNKDEKGIYIMLDSLTKTKAFNRLYDLATIAQSGYVEFDGWDYGPVYSTFGFNDVEGIRLRFGGRTYFGQNDPWRIEAYGAYGFEDNKFKYGVSGKVLLDARSRLILSGGNRRDVEQLGTSLTNSTDVLGRSLASSSLINVGDNDKLSSINLSTFAIEMEPLKNFTVRLGANYREIKPASPEFSLDYYVDEERTIVDSEINQTEISTILTYTPGKKVSGYGVERNVVNEEDFPSLFLNYSLGVKDILNSDFNYKKLQFYYNQPLLIGGLGRSNLSIEAGKTFGEVPLGLLSVVPGNQTYFALYNAFATLNFYEFVTDTYAAAHFQHNFNGRIFSRIPLLRELNLRELVGIRGVYGEISEANKSIDASGLLLRAPDSEPYFEYSVGIGNIFKILRIEAHFRGNYFEIPDARSFAITADFGFHF comes from the coding sequence ATGAACAGACAATCCCTTTTAATTTTCCTTTCGGTCTTTTGCTTCACCATACTTAATGCACAAACTAAGGTTAGCGGAATCGTAAAAGATAATTCCGAAAAAACAGTTCCTTTTGCAAATGTGGTTTTTGCCAATTCTACAACCGGGACCACAACCAATGAAGTTGGTGAGTTTTATCTTCAGGCAGAAGAAAATTATGATACCCTTGCGATTTCCTTTTTGGGATATAAGACCAAAAAAATACCGCTGAAATCCAGGGTTAATCTTAATATGGAAATTACTTTGGAAGAGGAGGCTTCAAAGCTGGATGAGGTGGTTATCTACAGAGGTAAGACTTCTAAGAAGAATAATCCGGCTATAGATATATTAAAGAAGGTTTGGGAAAACAGAAGGCAGAATGGTGTAAAGGCCTTCAAACAGTATTCCTATAAAGAATATGAAAAACTGGAGTTCGACCTAAATACTATAGATAGTACCGTGATTAAAAACCGCTTGTTCAATGGGATGGAATTCATCTTCGATTATGCCGATACCAATAATGTGACGGGGAAAACTTATCTGCCTATGTTCATCAATGAATCTGTTAACAGGGTTTATGGTGATAATCAATTGGGAAAGAAAAAAGAGGTTTTGTTGGGGAATAAGAATTCCGGCTTCAGTCAGAATCGTAATCTTATAGACTTCGTAAAGGATATATATGACGACTATGATATTTATAAGAACTATATAAAATTCTTTGATAAGAGCTTTGTGAGTCCCATATCTACTACGGGGATAGACACCTATAATTATGTGCTTTCAGATAGTGCATATATAGATAACAAATGGTGTTATAATATTATCTATTACCCGAGGCGTGAAAACGAACTCACTTTTAGAGGAGATTTTTGGGTAAACGATACGACCTGGGCGGTTAAAAATATCAATTTGGAGACCTCAAAGGATGCAAATATAAACTGGATTAAACAGGTTTATATTGAACAGGATTTTAAGGTGCTTAATGATTCTGTTTTCCTGATCACCCGGGATTTCTTTATGGCCGATTTTGGTTTGAATAAAAAGAAAGGTTCCAGAGGAGTTTATGCAAAAAGAACCCAGCTATTTGACGATTATAAATTCAATAATCCACGGCCGGAATCTTTTTATCAGGAACAGGTGTATAATCCGGAAGCTCAGGCCTACGATAGGAGTGATGAGTTTTGGGAGGAAAATCGTCTGGAGCAGCTTAATAAAGATGAAAAGGGCATCTATATTATGCTGGACAGTCTTACCAAAACCAAAGCTTTTAATCGCTTATATGATCTTGCAACCATAGCTCAATCTGGATATGTTGAATTTGATGGATGGGATTACGGCCCCGTCTATTCTACCTTTGGTTTTAATGATGTAGAAGGTATACGCCTTCGATTTGGAGGACGAACTTACTTTGGTCAAAATGATCCCTGGAGAATTGAGGCCTATGGTGCTTATGGTTTTGAGGATAATAAATTTAAATATGGTGTTTCTGGAAAAGTATTGCTGGATGCAAGATCCAGGCTTATACTTTCGGGAGGAAACCGAAGAGATGTAGAACAGCTTGGCACCAGTCTTACCAATTCTACAGATGTTTTGGGGAGAAGTCTGGCCTCTTCCTCGCTTATCAATGTGGGAGATAACGATAAACTCAGCTCTATAAATCTTAGCACTTTCGCTATAGAAATGGAGCCGCTTAAGAATTTTACCGTAAGGCTTGGTGCGAATTATAGAGAGATAAAACCGGCTTCACCAGAATTTAGTCTAGATTATTATGTAGATGAAGAGCGTACTATAGTGGATTCTGAGATCAACCAGACCGAGATCTCAACGATCCTTACCTATACGCCTGGTAAAAAAGTATCTGGATACGGAGTGGAAAGGAACGTGGTGAACGAAGAAGATTTTCCAAGCCTCTTCCTTAATTATAGTTTGGGAGTGAAGGATATTCTTAATAGTGATTTTAATTATAAAAAGCTGCAATTTTATTATAACCAACCTTTACTAATAGGTGGTCTTGGCCGATCCAATTTAAGTATTGAGGCAGGAAAGACGTTTGGTGAGGTTCCTCTTGGGCTTCTGAGTGTGGTGCCAGGAAATCAGACCTATTTCGCTTTATACAATGCTTTTGCCACACTTAACTTTTACGAATTCGTAACAGATACCTATGCAGCAGCTCATTTTCAGCATAACTTCAACGGAAGGATATTTTCCAGAATTCCTTTACTAAGGGAATTGAATTTAAGAGAGCTTGTGGGAATTAGGGGCGTATATGGTGAAATCTCTGAAGCCAATAAGAGCATAGATGCTTCAGGTCTATTACTAAGGGCACCGGATTCAGAACCTTATTTTGAATATAGTGTAGGCATCGGCAATATTTTTAAGATTTTAAGAATTGAAGCTCATTTTAGAGGTAATTATTTTGAAATTCCCGATGCGCGATCTTTTGCCATAACCGCCGACTTTGGTTTTCACTTTTAG
- a CDS encoding pyruvate dehydrogenase complex E1 component subunit beta: MRTIQFREAVAEAMSEEMRRDDSVYLMGEEVAEYNGAYKASKGMLDEFGPDRVIDTPIAELGFAGIGVGSAMNGNRPIIEFMTFNFSLVGIDQIINNAAKMRQMSGGQFNIPIVFRGPTGSAGQLGATHSQAFESWYANTPGLKVIVPSNPYDAKGLLKAAIRDDDPVIFMESEQMYGDKGEVPEEEYLIEIGKADIKREGSDVTIVSFGKIIKEAYKAADKLAEENISCEIIDLRTVRPMDHDAILESVKKTNRLVILEEAWPFGNVATEITYQVQANAFDYLDAPIVKLNTADTPAPYSPVLLEEWLPNSEDVVKAVKKVMYK, translated from the coding sequence ATGAGGACAATTCAATTTAGAGAAGCCGTTGCTGAAGCGATGAGCGAGGAAATGCGTCGTGATGACAGCGTCTATTTAATGGGAGAAGAAGTTGCGGAATATAACGGTGCTTATAAGGCTTCCAAAGGGATGTTGGACGAATTTGGTCCGGATAGAGTAATAGATACACCAATTGCAGAGTTAGGTTTTGCGGGAATAGGTGTAGGTTCTGCGATGAACGGCAACAGGCCAATTATTGAATTCATGACCTTCAACTTTTCTCTGGTTGGGATTGATCAGATCATAAATAATGCTGCTAAAATGCGCCAAATGAGTGGCGGGCAATTCAATATTCCTATCGTATTTCGTGGGCCAACAGGTTCTGCCGGGCAGTTAGGAGCTACACACTCACAGGCTTTTGAAAGCTGGTATGCAAATACACCGGGACTTAAAGTGATCGTTCCTTCTAATCCTTATGATGCGAAAGGACTTTTAAAGGCAGCTATCCGTGATGACGATCCTGTGATCTTTATGGAAAGTGAGCAGATGTATGGAGATAAAGGTGAAGTGCCGGAAGAAGAATACTTAATTGAAATTGGAAAGGCCGATATAAAGAGAGAAGGTAGCGATGTAACCATCGTTTCTTTTGGAAAGATAATTAAAGAGGCATATAAAGCGGCAGACAAGCTGGCTGAAGAAAATATTTCCTGTGAGATCATAGACCTTAGAACTGTGCGTCCTATGGATCATGATGCTATCCTGGAATCTGTGAAGAAAACGAACAGACTTGTTATTCTTGAAGAGGCATGGCCTTTTGGAAATGTGGCAACAGAGATCACTTATCAGGTTCAGGCAAATGCATTTGATTACCTGGATGCACCGATCGTGAAATTAAATACAGCAGACACTCCTGCACCTTATTCACCTGTTCTTTTAGAAGAATGGTTACCGAATAGTGAGGATGTTGTTAAAGCTGTGAAAAAGGTGATGTACAAGTAA
- a CDS encoding electron transfer flavoprotein subunit beta/FixA family protein: protein MKILVCISHVPDTTSKINFTEGDTKFDTNGVQFVINPNDEFGLTRAMWFKEKQGASVDVVNVGTADTEPTLRKALAIGADSAIRVNTPATDGFQVAKELAKVVKDGGYDLVIAGRESIDYNGGMVPGMLAGLLDANFISNCISLEVEGDKAKAIREIDGGKETLTASLPLVIGGQKGLVEESDLKIPNMRGIMQARKKPLNVVEPSETTVKTEVVKFEKPAPKGDVKLVDAENLDELIDLLHNEAKAI, encoded by the coding sequence ATGAAAATCTTAGTATGTATTAGTCACGTGCCTGACACTACATCAAAAATCAATTTTACTGAAGGTGATACAAAATTTGACACCAATGGTGTTCAATTTGTAATAAACCCTAATGATGAATTCGGTTTAACGAGAGCGATGTGGTTTAAAGAGAAGCAAGGTGCAAGCGTAGATGTTGTTAATGTTGGAACTGCAGATACCGAACCTACCCTTAGAAAAGCTCTTGCCATTGGTGCAGATAGCGCTATTAGAGTAAACACCCCTGCAACCGATGGTTTTCAAGTTGCCAAAGAACTTGCCAAAGTTGTAAAAGACGGAGGATACGATCTTGTGATTGCTGGAAGAGAATCTATAGATTATAATGGAGGAATGGTGCCAGGAATGCTTGCCGGACTATTAGATGCTAATTTTATAAGTAACTGTATAAGCCTGGAAGTTGAAGGTGATAAAGCAAAAGCTATCAGAGAAATTGATGGCGGTAAGGAAACTTTAACTGCAAGCCTGCCACTTGTAATTGGTGGACAGAAAGGTCTTGTAGAAGAAAGTGATCTTAAGATACCTAATATGAGAGGTATTATGCAAGCTCGTAAAAAACCTTTAAATGTAGTAGAGCCTTCTGAAACTACAGTAAAAACTGAAGTGGTGAAGTTTGAAAAACCTGCACCTAAAGGTGATGTGAAACTGGTGGATGCCGAAAATCTTGACGAATTAATCGACCTACTTCATAACGAAGCAAAGGCGATCTAA